One Amorphoplanes digitatis genomic window carries:
- a CDS encoding CaiB/BaiF CoA transferase family protein yields MRPLADIRIIAIEQYGAGPFGSVHLADLGAEVIKIEEPRSGGDVGRYVPPYNHGEDSLFFETFNRGKRSLSLDLTTPAGRAVLDDLVRNADAVYSNLRGDVPAKIGITYPQLRHLNPAIVCCSLTGFGMTGPRAEQPGYDYILQGLAGWMELTGEPGGPPAKSGLSLVDYSGGLVAAICLLAGVHAARRDGVGMDCDVSLFDTAIAMLTYPAAWHLNAGFTPERTHHSAHPSLVPFQVFATADGWIVVGCAKEKFWRRLVAVLALPALDDPRFATFATRREHAAELLSLLDAAFATRTSARWLSLLEPAGVPSGPVNDVAAALRDPHTLARSLVVETDHPHYGTVRQVASPVRVGDDPPAYRRAPRRGEDLGYVADLLGYDEARVASLRSAGAFGEDKT; encoded by the coding sequence GTGAGACCACTCGCCGACATCCGGATCATCGCGATCGAGCAGTACGGCGCCGGCCCGTTCGGCTCGGTGCACCTGGCCGACCTGGGCGCCGAGGTCATCAAGATCGAGGAGCCGCGGTCGGGCGGCGACGTCGGGCGCTACGTGCCGCCCTACAACCACGGCGAGGACTCGCTGTTCTTCGAGACCTTCAACCGCGGCAAGCGCTCGCTCTCGCTGGACCTGACCACCCCGGCCGGCCGCGCCGTCCTCGACGACCTGGTACGCAACGCCGACGCCGTCTACTCCAACCTGCGCGGCGACGTGCCCGCCAAGATCGGGATCACCTACCCCCAGCTGCGCCACCTCAACCCGGCGATCGTCTGCTGCTCGCTCACCGGCTTCGGGATGACCGGACCGCGCGCGGAACAGCCCGGCTACGACTACATCCTCCAGGGCCTGGCCGGCTGGATGGAGTTGACCGGCGAGCCCGGCGGCCCGCCGGCCAAGTCCGGCCTGTCCCTGGTCGACTACTCCGGCGGCCTGGTCGCGGCGATCTGTCTGCTGGCCGGCGTGCACGCGGCCCGCCGCGACGGCGTCGGCATGGATTGTGACGTCAGCCTGTTCGACACCGCGATCGCCATGCTCACCTACCCCGCCGCCTGGCACCTCAACGCCGGCTTCACGCCGGAGCGCACCCACCACTCCGCACACCCGTCCCTGGTCCCGTTCCAGGTCTTCGCCACGGCCGACGGCTGGATCGTGGTGGGCTGCGCCAAGGAGAAGTTCTGGCGGCGCCTGGTGGCGGTCCTGGCCCTGCCCGCCCTCGACGACCCGCGCTTCGCCACCTTCGCCACCCGCCGCGAGCACGCCGCCGAGCTGTTGTCCCTGCTGGACGCCGCGTTCGCCACCCGCACGTCGGCGCGGTGGCTGTCCCTGCTGGAGCCGGCCGGCGTACCGTCGGGCCCGGTCAACGACGTGGCCGCGGCCCTGCGCGACCCGCACACCCTGGCCCGCTCCCTGGTGGTGGAGACCGACCACCCGCACTACGGCACGGTCCGGCAGGTCGCCTCCCCGGTCCGGGTGGGCGACGACCCGCCGGCCTACCGCCGGGCACCGCGCCGGGGCGAGGACCTGGGCTACGTCGCGGACCTGCTCGGCTACGACGAGGCCCGGGTGGCGTCGCTGCGCTCCGCCGGCGCCTTCGGCGAGGACAAGACATGA
- a CDS encoding MmgE/PrpD family protein, which produces MRGTPAEPAAEVLARWAAGLRFEDLPADVVEAARRHLVDALGCAVAGIRRSAADPALAVAASLGGPPEARLFTGERVGAVAAAFGNAVAVHALDFDDTHPGGLVHAGAVTVPVALAVGEQAGASGPATLTALVAGLETVCRLGAAAPHGFHARGLHATSICGPVAAAVTAGHLLGLDAPTMTAAIGIAASAASGLLEFLHSPAGTKQLHPGTAAANGILAARLAAAGATGPSGALDGEYGLYAALAGRAPIRDVLLGDGWETTRIAVKPYPCCQLSHASLDAARPLAGAAPARVTVTLHPGAVPIIAGPEKRRPRSAYEAKFSVYFCVAAMLLDGRVGLDTFDRLDRADLLALAARIEVVAERGADVPARAPGVVEADGRRSVVDRPAAPDVRAKAAANLGDRAGAVFAAVDAGDGATGLLDAIEGCLT; this is translated from the coding sequence ATGAGGGGTACGCCCGCGGAGCCCGCCGCCGAGGTGCTCGCCCGGTGGGCGGCGGGCCTGCGATTCGAGGACCTGCCGGCCGACGTCGTCGAGGCCGCGCGGCGGCACCTGGTCGACGCGCTGGGCTGCGCGGTGGCCGGCATCCGGCGTTCCGCGGCCGATCCGGCGCTGGCCGTCGCGGCCTCGCTGGGCGGCCCGCCGGAGGCCCGGCTCTTCACCGGTGAGCGGGTCGGCGCGGTCGCGGCCGCGTTCGGCAACGCCGTCGCCGTGCACGCGCTCGACTTCGACGACACCCACCCCGGCGGGCTCGTGCACGCCGGCGCGGTCACCGTGCCCGTGGCGCTCGCGGTGGGCGAGCAGGCCGGCGCGTCCGGGCCCGCCACGCTGACCGCGCTGGTGGCCGGCCTCGAGACGGTGTGCCGGCTCGGCGCGGCCGCGCCGCACGGCTTCCACGCGCGCGGCCTGCACGCCACCTCGATCTGCGGCCCGGTGGCCGCCGCCGTCACCGCCGGCCACCTACTCGGCCTGGACGCGCCGACGATGACCGCCGCCATCGGCATCGCGGCCAGCGCCGCGTCCGGCCTGCTGGAGTTCCTGCACAGCCCCGCCGGCACCAAGCAGCTGCATCCCGGCACGGCCGCGGCCAACGGCATCCTCGCCGCCCGGCTCGCCGCCGCCGGCGCGACCGGCCCGTCCGGCGCCCTGGACGGCGAGTACGGCCTGTACGCCGCGCTCGCCGGCCGCGCGCCGATCCGCGACGTGCTGCTCGGCGACGGCTGGGAGACCACCCGGATCGCCGTCAAGCCCTACCCGTGCTGCCAGCTCTCTCACGCCTCGCTCGACGCGGCCCGTCCGCTCGCCGGCGCCGCGCCCGCCCGGGTGACGGTCACCCTGCACCCCGGCGCCGTACCGATCATCGCGGGCCCGGAGAAGCGCCGGCCCCGCAGCGCGTACGAGGCGAAGTTCAGCGTCTACTTCTGCGTGGCCGCCATGCTGCTCGACGGCCGGGTCGGCCTGGACACGTTCGACCGCCTCGACCGCGCCGACCTGCTCGCGCTGGCCGCCCGCATCGAGGTCGTCGCCGAGCGCGGCGCGGACGTTCCGGCGCGGGCGCCGGGCGTGGTCGAGGCCGACGGCCGCCGGTCCGTCGTGGACCGCCCGGCCGCACCCGACGTCCGCGCCAAGGCCGCCGCCAACCTCGGCGACCGCGCGGGCGCCGTGTTCGCGGCCGTCGACGCCGGCGACGGCGCCACCGGCCTGCTCGACGCGATCGAAGGGTGCCTCACGTGA
- a CDS encoding RidA family protein — MTVYLPAVAGYPALAAALAEAGLGVGDIVHVTEYVTGPLRLAPARRIALAGHRVPVSRVPVEAVVGGSRPYALGVSAHPGGGTLLTSGTDAVRVADGLVHLPGVHTTAGGFREQYRWCLDRIAALLDLAGLTPAALARTIDYTATATRAEYPSCGRPRRDVLGPGPVHPGAAGILVDLPVEPGARVALDALAATGPLSVVNPGWERYETLTYKPAVRAGDKLILSGFGALDPVTQVALHAGDLVAQAEYLYASIETVLAAAGASGSRVTSLIEYVTPDAVADYPRTRALRERHFPNAAVTAVVCSALLRPEFMLETIPAVVPA; from the coding sequence GTGACCGTGTACCTGCCGGCCGTCGCCGGGTATCCCGCCCTCGCCGCCGCGCTCGCCGAGGCGGGGCTCGGCGTCGGCGACATCGTGCACGTCACCGAGTACGTGACCGGCCCACTTCGCCTCGCCCCCGCGCGGCGGATCGCCCTGGCGGGACATCGAGTGCCCGTCTCCCGGGTGCCGGTCGAGGCGGTCGTCGGCGGCTCCAGGCCGTACGCGCTGGGGGTGAGCGCCCACCCGGGCGGCGGAACCCTGCTCACCAGCGGGACCGACGCCGTGCGCGTCGCCGACGGACTCGTCCACCTGCCCGGCGTGCACACGACAGCCGGTGGATTCCGGGAGCAGTACCGCTGGTGCCTGGACCGGATCGCCGCCCTGCTCGACCTGGCCGGGCTCACGCCGGCCGCACTCGCCCGGACCATCGACTACACCGCCACCGCCACCCGCGCCGAGTATCCGAGCTGCGGGCGGCCCCGCCGGGACGTGCTCGGCCCGGGACCGGTACACCCGGGCGCCGCCGGCATCCTGGTCGACCTGCCCGTCGAGCCCGGCGCGCGGGTGGCCCTCGACGCGCTCGCCGCGACCGGGCCGCTGTCGGTCGTCAACCCCGGGTGGGAGCGCTACGAGACGCTCACCTACAAGCCGGCCGTGCGGGCCGGCGACAAGCTGATCCTCTCCGGCTTCGGCGCGCTCGACCCGGTCACCCAGGTCGCGCTCCACGCCGGCGACCTCGTCGCGCAGGCGGAGTACCTCTACGCGAGCATCGAGACGGTGCTGGCCGCCGCCGGCGCGTCCGGCTCGCGGGTGACAAGCCTCATCGAGTACGTGACGCCGGACGCCGTCGCCGACTATCCCCGCACCCGGGCCCTGCGCGAGCGGCACTTCCCGAACGCGGCGGTCACCGCCGTGGTCTGCTCGGCCCTGCTGCGCCCCGAGTTCATGCTGGAGACGATCCCCGCGGTGGTGCCGGCATGA
- a CDS encoding FAS1-like dehydratase domain-containing protein, whose translation MTGLLTPELAARIGEEAVYTAPEPLGRAAIRYFALATGDTDPAHLAGEVAPPTLICETNQYAGLPRDADGYAGHGWGIEVPGTRLVRGGNAYHFARPIGPDDVVTATWRLSGMDERTTGAGKRMLVVTSTAAYTDSEGRLLATNEETLIYVER comes from the coding sequence ATGACCGGGCTACTGACACCTGAGCTGGCCGCACGGATCGGTGAGGAGGCGGTCTACACCGCGCCCGAGCCGCTGGGCCGGGCCGCGATCCGGTACTTCGCGCTGGCCACCGGCGACACCGACCCCGCGCACCTGGCCGGCGAGGTCGCCCCGCCCACCCTGATCTGCGAGACCAACCAGTACGCCGGGCTGCCCCGCGACGCCGACGGCTACGCCGGCCACGGATGGGGCATCGAGGTGCCCGGCACCCGGCTGGTGCGCGGCGGCAACGCGTACCACTTCGCGCGCCCGATCGGCCCGGACGACGTCGTCACCGCGACCTGGCGACTGTCCGGCATGGACGAGCGGACGACCGGCGCCGGCAAGCGCATGCTGGTGGTGACCTCGACCGCGGCCTACACCGACTCCGAAGGCCGCCTGCTGGCCACCAACGAGGAGACGCTGATCTATGTCGAGCGTTGA
- a CDS encoding MaoC family dehydratase, whose product MSSVEFPPLIRTIELPDMIAYAGATWDWHRLHYDAGYLSDHGLDRPVVDGQVFGAYLAIALRGWFGPAAVITDLSFRFRSLVFAGETIRCLGEPRRLDATTAEMDLRVEVADDGRLAVAPASATVRLP is encoded by the coding sequence ATGTCGAGCGTTGAGTTCCCGCCGCTGATCCGCACCATCGAGCTCCCCGACATGATCGCCTACGCGGGCGCGACCTGGGACTGGCACCGCCTGCACTACGACGCCGGATACCTGTCGGACCACGGCCTGGACCGCCCGGTGGTCGACGGCCAGGTCTTCGGCGCCTACCTGGCGATCGCCCTGCGCGGCTGGTTCGGCCCCGCGGCGGTCATCACCGACCTGTCGTTCCGCTTCCGCAGCCTGGTCTTCGCCGGGGAGACGATCCGCTGCCTCGGCGAGCCGCGGCGCCTCGACGCGACAACGGCCGAGATGGACCTGCGGGTCGAGGTGGCCGACGACGGCCGCCTCGCGGTCGCGCCGGCCTCCGCCACCGTGCGCCTGCCATGA
- a CDS encoding thiolase C-terminal domain-containing protein: protein MTVAVVGAAECDLGLTGKSVLELQSQAVTRALADAGVALSEVDGLATNGISRFSATQLADWLGIRPAWCDSTFAGGAVFEMYVARAAQAIAAGQCTTVVISYASNQRSARSRTLAGIVEEGTPEAVFEAPFRPLYPISYYAMVAQRYLHTYGLGHEALASVAVAARERALRNPAAWTYGKGPLTIDDVLAAPMISTPLGRHDCCLVTDGGGAIVLTSAARARDLPGRPVTVLGYGESLTHTGMATAPDLLRTGAVDSGRRAFARAGLTPAGIDVIQLYDAFTISVPLGLEALGFAAPGEGLHARIPHNTGGGGLAYCHPGQLGVLLLVEAVRQLRGECGERQVPGARTALVHGTGGIFSSHATVILGVDR from the coding sequence ATGACCGTCGCCGTCGTCGGCGCGGCCGAGTGCGACCTGGGGCTCACCGGCAAAAGCGTGCTGGAGCTGCAGAGCCAGGCCGTCACGCGGGCGCTGGCGGACGCCGGCGTCGCGCTGTCCGAGGTGGATGGCCTGGCCACAAACGGGATCTCCCGCTTCTCGGCCACCCAGCTCGCGGACTGGCTGGGCATCCGGCCGGCGTGGTGCGACTCCACCTTCGCCGGCGGCGCGGTCTTCGAGATGTACGTCGCCCGTGCGGCACAGGCGATCGCCGCCGGGCAGTGCACCACGGTGGTCATCTCGTACGCGTCGAACCAGCGCTCCGCCCGCTCGCGCACGCTGGCCGGGATCGTGGAGGAGGGCACGCCGGAGGCGGTCTTCGAGGCGCCCTTCCGGCCGCTCTACCCGATCTCCTACTACGCGATGGTCGCCCAGCGCTACCTGCACACGTACGGGCTGGGCCACGAGGCCCTGGCGTCGGTCGCGGTGGCCGCGCGGGAGCGCGCACTGCGCAACCCTGCGGCCTGGACGTACGGCAAGGGGCCGCTCACGATCGACGACGTGCTGGCCGCCCCGATGATCTCCACGCCGCTGGGCAGGCACGACTGCTGCCTGGTCACCGACGGCGGCGGGGCGATCGTGCTCACCTCGGCCGCCCGCGCCCGCGACCTGCCGGGCCGTCCCGTCACGGTGCTCGGCTACGGCGAGTCGCTGACGCACACCGGCATGGCGACCGCGCCCGACCTGCTGCGCACCGGCGCCGTCGACTCCGGTCGGCGCGCCTTCGCCCGGGCCGGGCTCACGCCGGCCGGCATCGACGTTATCCAGCTCTACGACGCGTTCACGATCTCGGTGCCGCTGGGCCTGGAGGCGCTGGGCTTCGCCGCGCCCGGCGAGGGCCTGCACGCCCGCATACCGCACAACACCGGCGGGGGCGGGCTGGCCTACTGCCACCCCGGCCAGCTCGGCGTCCTGCTGCTTGTCGAGGCCGTCCGCCAGCTGCGCGGCGAGTGCGGCGAACGCCAGGTTCCCGGCGCCCGGACGGCCCTGGTGCACGGCACCGGCGGCATCTTCTCCAGCCACGCCACCGTGATCCTGGGGGTCGATCGATGA
- a CDS encoding Zn-ribbon domain-containing OB-fold protein → MIDADAWWEATRDRRLLLQRCLDCRRFQHYPRPLCTSCGGDRLDFVEAAGTGTIDSFTIAEQHTLARVRLDEGPILLTHLDGIDDPSCDQSVRLAWQALPDGRHLPVFRSADNGL, encoded by the coding sequence ATGATCGACGCCGACGCCTGGTGGGAGGCGACCCGTGACCGTCGTCTGCTGCTCCAGCGCTGCCTGGACTGCCGGAGATTTCAGCATTACCCGCGGCCCCTCTGCACCAGTTGCGGCGGCGATCGCCTCGACTTCGTGGAGGCCGCCGGTACGGGCACGATCGACAGCTTCACGATCGCGGAGCAGCACACCCTCGCCCGGGTACGGCTGGACGAGGGGCCGATCCTGCTCACCCATCTCGACGGCATCGACGACCCGTCCTGCGACCAAAGTGTCCGACTCGCCTGGCAGGCCCTGCCGGACGGGCGCCACCTGCCTGTTTTTCGGAGTGCCGACAATGGACTTTGA
- a CDS encoding acyl-CoA dehydrogenase family protein, translating to MDFELSDEQRLFREVLRDFVDREIRPVAQEWEASGRYPAEIVETMREMGLFGLTVPEEYGGLGADMVSFALVFEEIAKGWMGVAGILGSHSLSCWLIARHGTEEQRRRYLPDLASGRRRTGIALTEPDAGTDLQGIATVAVRDGDDFVITGRKTWITNARHADPLPVLCKTDPSATPPHKGMSVILVDAGTPGFTVERDLPKLGYRGTESCEVLLDGVRVPAANLLGGVPGRGMQQVLSGLETGRINVAARALGIAQAAYDEALRYAGQRRAFGRQIGDFQAIQLKIADMASQVQAARLLVYWAAARADGGHRVDMEAGMAKAFASEAAASCALTAMQVHGGYGYSKEFVVERLYRDAPLMMIGEGTNDIQRIVIARALLSGAATIG from the coding sequence ATGGACTTTGAGCTCAGCGACGAGCAGCGCCTCTTCCGGGAGGTGCTGCGCGACTTCGTGGACCGGGAGATCCGGCCGGTGGCGCAGGAGTGGGAGGCGTCCGGCCGCTACCCGGCCGAGATCGTCGAGACCATGCGGGAGATGGGCCTGTTCGGGCTCACCGTCCCCGAGGAGTACGGCGGGCTCGGCGCCGACATGGTCTCGTTCGCGCTGGTGTTCGAGGAGATCGCCAAGGGGTGGATGGGCGTCGCCGGCATTCTCGGCAGCCACTCGCTGTCCTGCTGGCTGATCGCCCGGCACGGCACCGAGGAGCAGCGGCGGCGCTACCTGCCGGACCTGGCCAGCGGCCGGCGGCGTACCGGAATCGCCCTGACCGAACCGGATGCCGGCACCGACCTCCAGGGCATCGCCACCGTCGCGGTCCGCGACGGCGACGACTTCGTGATCACCGGCCGGAAGACCTGGATCACCAACGCGCGCCACGCCGACCCCCTGCCCGTGCTCTGCAAGACCGACCCGTCGGCAACGCCCCCGCACAAGGGCATGTCGGTCATCCTCGTCGACGCCGGAACGCCGGGCTTCACGGTCGAGCGCGACCTGCCGAAGCTCGGCTACCGGGGCACCGAGTCGTGCGAGGTGCTGCTCGACGGCGTACGGGTGCCCGCCGCGAACCTGCTCGGCGGGGTGCCGGGCCGCGGCATGCAGCAGGTCCTCTCCGGCCTGGAGACCGGACGGATCAACGTGGCGGCCCGGGCGCTGGGCATCGCACAGGCCGCGTACGACGAGGCGCTGCGCTACGCCGGTCAGCGCCGCGCGTTCGGACGGCAGATCGGCGACTTCCAGGCGATCCAGCTCAAGATCGCCGACATGGCGAGCCAGGTGCAGGCGGCCCGGCTGCTCGTGTACTGGGCCGCGGCGCGCGCCGACGGCGGACACCGGGTCGACATGGAGGCCGGCATGGCGAAGGCGTTCGCCTCGGAGGCCGCGGCGAGCTGCGCACTGACCGCGATGCAGGTGCACGGCGGCTACGGATACTCCAAGGAGTTCGTGGTGGAACGCCTCTACCGGGACGCCCCGCTCATGATGATCGGCGAGGGCACCAACGACATCCAGCGCATCGTGATCGCCCGCGCGCTGCTCTCCGGCGCGGCGACGATCGGATGA